The following are from one region of the Fibrobacter sp. UWR3 genome:
- a CDS encoding ribonuclease HII yields the protein MKFKLPAFLENVETPVEGETLLRKFVADPASVGGVDTLDLFSLADVGAKKNVILVGIDEVGRGPLAGPVVACAAVLKAPDIMPELNDSKKLSRKKREAMFDAVKDACACYAIASASEKEIDEINILEADFLAMRRALQALGMQGLDAPAPEIPVEVKGSFAEEDPIGRPADSLQGDKRVPQVFIAVDGNLKIRGVPAEMQMPVVKGDGRIASISAASILAKVFRDRYMDKLAEKYPAYGFEKNAGYPSPVHLSAIRKFGFTPVHRRSFHVKELEGLV from the coding sequence ATGAAATTTAAACTGCCCGCATTCCTGGAAAATGTCGAAACTCCGGTAGAAGGGGAGACCCTTTTGCGGAAGTTTGTCGCCGACCCTGCATCTGTCGGTGGTGTGGATACTCTCGACCTGTTTTCGCTTGCGGATGTAGGCGCGAAGAAGAACGTAATCTTGGTCGGCATCGACGAGGTCGGCCGCGGCCCGCTTGCCGGCCCCGTGGTGGCTTGCGCCGCCGTGCTGAAGGCACCCGACATCATGCCCGAACTGAACGACTCGAAGAAGCTTTCCCGCAAGAAGCGCGAGGCCATGTTCGATGCGGTGAAGGACGCGTGTGCCTGCTATGCGATTGCGAGTGCGAGCGAGAAGGAAATCGACGAGATAAACATTCTCGAGGCGGACTTCTTGGCGATGCGGCGAGCGCTGCAGGCTTTGGGAATGCAGGGGCTCGACGCTCCCGCACCCGAGATTCCCGTGGAGGTGAAGGGGAGTTTTGCGGAGGAGGACCCTATCGGTCGTCCTGCGGACTCCCTCCAGGGTGACAAGCGGGTGCCGCAGGTTTTCATCGCGGTCGATGGCAACCTCAAGATTCGCGGTGTTCCTGCCGAGATGCAGATGCCTGTCGTGAAGGGCGACGGGCGCATCGCGAGCATCTCTGCGGCCTCCATCCTTGCGAAGGTCTTCCGAGACCGCTATATGGACAAACTAGCAGAAAAGTATCCGGCTTACGGATTCGAGAAGAACGCGGGCTACCCCTCGCCGGTGCATCTCTCCGCCATTCGTAAATTCGGGTTTACTCCGGTGCATCGCAGGAGCTTTCACGTCAAGGAACTTGAAGGCCTTGTGTAG
- the murA gene encoding UDP-N-acetylglucosamine 1-carboxyvinyltransferase gives MYRFEVHQVKKPLEGEVQISGAKNAVLAVMAAALLAEGVSEITNVPHLKDMKTMSDVLRIIGCRISGEAHQLKIDTRGADHLEAPYELVKTMRASFYVLGPLVARFGRCRVSLPGGCAWGPRPVDLHLKGLEALGAKITLTRGYVEATCEGRLPGGTFNFPISSVGATVNVLMAATLAKGTSVLQNAALEPEIDNLVDYLVSMGAKIQGRGTRTLTVQGVESLRPGKGYTIPDRIEAGTYLCGAAITRGCVKVTKIIPEHIASTLDAFREMGCKVDVGNDWAQVDARGLELKPISISTLPFPGFPTDMQAPLMATLVSVPGNSLIQDTVYNDRFKHVAELQRMGANIQVNGNTATIKGGTKLEGTEIMGSDLRATAALVLAALVAEGESTVSRVYHLDRGYEDFENKMAKIGGVVIRHSDDEDDDAF, from the coding sequence ATGTACCGTTTTGAAGTCCACCAGGTAAAGAAACCCCTCGAAGGCGAAGTCCAGATTTCGGGAGCGAAGAACGCAGTGCTCGCCGTGATGGCGGCGGCCCTCCTTGCCGAGGGTGTTTCCGAAATCACGAACGTGCCCCACCTGAAGGACATGAAGACGATGAGCGACGTGCTGCGCATTATCGGCTGCCGCATCAGCGGCGAAGCGCACCAGCTCAAGATAGACACCCGCGGAGCCGACCACCTGGAGGCTCCCTACGAGCTGGTGAAGACCATGCGCGCAAGCTTCTACGTGCTGGGCCCGCTGGTAGCACGTTTCGGGCGTTGCCGCGTGTCGCTCCCCGGCGGATGCGCCTGGGGACCGCGCCCGGTCGACCTTCACCTGAAGGGGCTCGAGGCGCTCGGTGCAAAGATTACCCTTACCCGCGGCTACGTGGAGGCCACCTGCGAAGGCAGGCTCCCGGGCGGCACGTTCAACTTCCCGATATCCAGCGTGGGGGCAACGGTGAACGTGCTCATGGCGGCAACGCTTGCGAAGGGCACGAGCGTGCTGCAGAATGCGGCACTCGAACCCGAAATCGACAACCTCGTGGATTACCTCGTCTCGATGGGTGCAAAAATCCAGGGACGCGGAACCCGCACGCTTACCGTGCAGGGCGTAGAAAGCCTCCGCCCCGGCAAGGGCTACACCATTCCTGACCGTATCGAGGCGGGCACGTACCTCTGCGGCGCGGCAATTACCCGCGGCTGCGTGAAGGTCACGAAGATTATTCCCGAACACATCGCCTCTACCCTCGACGCCTTCCGCGAAATGGGCTGCAAGGTAGATGTCGGGAACGACTGGGCGCAGGTCGATGCCCGCGGGCTCGAACTCAAGCCCATCAGCATTTCGACCCTCCCCTTCCCCGGATTCCCGACCGACATGCAGGCCCCCCTCATGGCGACGCTTGTCTCGGTGCCGGGCAACAGCCTCATCCAGGACACCGTCTATAACGACCGCTTCAAGCATGTCGCCGAATTGCAGCGCATGGGGGCGAACATCCAGGTGAACGGCAATACCGCGACAATCAAGGGCGGCACGAAGCTCGAAGGCACCGAAATCATGGGCAGCGACCTGCGTGCAACCGCCGCTCTCGTGCTTGCGGCCCTCGTGGCCGAGGGCGAAAGCACCGTGAGCCGCGTGTACCACCTGGACCGCGGTTACGAGGACTTCGAAAACAAGATGGCCAAGATCGGCGGTGTCGTCATTCGCCACAGCGATGACGAAGACGACGACGCATTCTAA
- a CDS encoding MotA/TolQ/ExbB proton channel family protein, translated as MNNSIPLVQMVLQSDIATLVVLGILAVMSLGSWGIIIVKFFTYRRSKHANAEFFRKFSTVTQFVQLQGLCETAEDSALRRLTAEVLKEASKFSNFVSYDSIQHRASLLEDTIQRSIEGLRLTEDRYLSFLATSSNLAPFFGLLGTVWGIMIAFFQIGQHGSADLSVVAPGIAMALITTVGGLVVAIPASAGYNYFTSCNGQNEISYFNFGSQVLSLFKRGDLLALEEVAG; from the coding sequence TTGAACAATTCCATCCCTCTTGTGCAAATGGTGCTGCAGTCCGATATCGCGACGCTTGTCGTGCTCGGTATCTTGGCCGTCATGTCGCTCGGTTCCTGGGGAATCATCATTGTGAAGTTCTTCACCTACCGCAGGAGCAAGCACGCGAACGCCGAGTTTTTCCGCAAGTTCAGCACGGTCACGCAGTTCGTGCAACTGCAGGGCCTCTGCGAGACAGCCGAGGACAGTGCGCTCCGCCGCCTTACGGCCGAAGTGCTGAAGGAAGCCTCCAAGTTCAGTAACTTCGTGAGTTACGACTCCATCCAGCACCGCGCATCGCTCCTGGAAGACACCATCCAGCGCTCCATCGAGGGCCTGCGCCTTACCGAAGACCGCTACCTGAGCTTCCTTGCCACAAGTTCGAACCTGGCCCCGTTCTTCGGCCTTTTGGGTACGGTGTGGGGTATCATGATTGCGTTCTTCCAGATTGGCCAGCACGGTTCCGCCGACCTCTCCGTTGTCGCTCCGGGTATCGCCATGGCCTTGATTACCACGGTGGGCGGCCTCGTGGTCGCTATCCCCGCCTCTGCGGGCTACAACTACTTTACCAGCTGCAACGGCCAGAACGAAATCTCTTACTTCAACTTCGGTTCGCAGGTATTGAGCCTCTTCAAGCGCGGCGACCTGCTTGCCCTCGAAGAAGTTGCCGGCTAG
- a CDS encoding biopolymer transporter ExbD — protein sequence MKRSRGKELKQEMNLTNMIDIVFSILIVFIISAPLMSQGVKVDLPKAEAPTMEQEKLLKVSITKDEEIYIADMQVDFSSFNNVFKSLWNGEMAVVINSDENVHYGLVMKVVTQVQKLGVTKLGFLTMNPKEKPGK from the coding sequence GTGAAGCGTAGCCGCGGAAAAGAACTCAAGCAGGAGATGAACCTCACGAACATGATCGACATCGTGTTCTCGATTCTTATCGTGTTCATCATTTCTGCGCCGCTCATGAGCCAGGGCGTGAAGGTCGACCTCCCGAAGGCCGAAGCCCCGACGATGGAGCAGGAAAAGCTTTTGAAGGTGTCCATTACCAAGGACGAGGAAATCTACATCGCCGACATGCAGGTGGATTTCAGCAGTTTCAACAACGTGTTCAAGTCCCTCTGGAACGGCGAGATGGCGGTCGTCATCAATTCCGACGAGAACGTCCATTACGGGCTCGTGATGAAGGTCGTTACGCAGGTGCAAAAATTGGGCGTGACAAAACTCGGGTTCCTTACGATGAATCCTAAAGAAAAACCGGGTAAATGA
- a CDS encoding PD40 domain-containing protein, with product MKKIIAFLALLMLAVPNAFASIDTIAVDVGISVFKTIPLGVVPFEEKPGIEWMEERPHQIVTRDANLSGRFDVVASDKFNLALFSRSHAEYYVTGKVSPQKDGALKVECFLYVSKSKDLLLGESYTLKQKDLRRAIHAFFDKVTKRITGERGVASTKLAYVSKIEGVKQVVVSDYDGFHRSQVTRDSTISMMPVWTRGNAGLVYVNFKTNRPHLYAKNFGGPERVIFPQFDQTYSPAVNPRTGELLFSSTVDGKTDLFLGNMETGKARKFAYLKSNQTSPAWSPYATEVLFTSDRGGGPQIFVMGKDGSDLRRVTFMGRYNERASWSPNGDRIVYTSMDNGKMNIYTCALDGSDIVQLTNNAGNNEHPTWSPDGKLIAFSSNRSGTYQIYIMRFDGANVTRITQGGENTSPTWSWFYEDIEQQKTKEGAK from the coding sequence ATGAAGAAGATTATCGCGTTTCTTGCCCTGTTGATGCTTGCCGTACCGAATGCGTTTGCCTCTATCGATACGATTGCTGTCGACGTGGGTATTTCCGTGTTCAAGACCATTCCGCTTGGCGTCGTCCCGTTCGAGGAGAAGCCTGGTATCGAATGGATGGAGGAACGCCCGCACCAGATTGTTACCCGCGACGCGAACCTTTCGGGCCGGTTCGACGTGGTTGCCTCCGACAAGTTCAACCTTGCGCTTTTCAGCCGTAGCCATGCGGAATACTACGTGACGGGGAAGGTATCGCCCCAAAAGGACGGCGCCCTGAAGGTGGAATGCTTCCTGTATGTTTCGAAGTCGAAGGACCTGCTGCTCGGTGAATCGTACACCCTGAAGCAGAAGGACTTGCGCCGCGCGATACACGCGTTCTTTGACAAGGTGACGAAACGCATTACCGGCGAGCGCGGCGTGGCGAGCACCAAGCTTGCGTATGTCTCGAAAATCGAGGGCGTGAAGCAGGTGGTGGTATCTGACTACGACGGTTTTCACCGTAGCCAGGTGACCCGCGATTCTACGATAAGCATGATGCCCGTGTGGACGCGCGGGAATGCGGGGCTTGTGTACGTGAACTTCAAGACGAACCGCCCGCACCTTTATGCCAAGAACTTCGGCGGGCCGGAACGCGTGATTTTCCCGCAGTTCGACCAGACGTACAGCCCCGCGGTAAACCCGCGTACGGGCGAACTCCTTTTCTCTTCGACGGTCGACGGGAAGACAGACCTGTTCCTCGGCAACATGGAGACGGGCAAGGCGCGCAAGTTCGCCTACCTGAAGAGCAACCAGACGAGCCCGGCATGGAGCCCGTATGCGACCGAGGTGCTGTTCACGAGTGACCGTGGCGGTGGCCCGCAGATTTTTGTGATGGGGAAGGACGGCTCTGACCTGCGCCGCGTGACATTCATGGGTCGTTACAACGAGCGTGCGAGCTGGTCCCCGAACGGCGATCGCATTGTCTATACCTCGATGGACAACGGCAAGATGAACATCTATACCTGCGCGCTCGACGGCAGCGACATCGTGCAGCTCACGAACAACGCGGGCAACAACGAACATCCGACCTGGTCGCCCGATGGCAAGTTGATTGCTTTTTCGAGCAACCGTAGCGGGACTTACCAGATTTACATCATGCGGTTTGACGGCGCGAACGTGACCCGCATTACCCAGGGCGGCGAGAACACATCGCCTACGTGGTCCTGGTTCTACGAAGATATTGAACAACAAAAAACCAAAGAAGGTGCTAAATGA
- a CDS encoding tol-pal system YbgF family protein, whose translation MKKIALGIVSIAFALVGCSQMTVLRTEEMRNVGTDVQVAVLSNLDSAMHKLRADNKNLRKRVDSLKAELLAQQEASALLQKRMMAELTMLSRRVSDESERNDSRQEEIIYRLDMLLGKSDKILAKKVVVSGAPQQQISMDSVEREAERLVEAEAMFNTARSDYHRGEYKLAYTGFKQVYEQMKDGELGENSLYWMGLCLMDVNQVEKAKKVFEALAQSFPEGQKLCTTMFKLSAIYATEGNVDMQKQYLQKILSSKTCATSGEFEQAAEILQELLEGNTVEPQPVSDSTAAPATETAPVAPAAEAPVAPAAQAPAAEAKPAEKAETPAAEKAEKPAKEAAPAEKKPAKKKKIPSVKKD comes from the coding sequence ATGAAAAAAATTGCTTTAGGTATTGTCTCGATTGCATTCGCCCTAGTCGGGTGCTCCCAGATGACGGTGCTCCGTACCGAGGAAATGCGCAATGTCGGTACAGACGTGCAGGTTGCTGTCCTCAGCAATCTCGATTCCGCCATGCATAAGCTTAGGGCCGATAACAAGAACCTCCGCAAGCGCGTTGACTCCCTGAAGGCGGAACTCCTTGCCCAGCAGGAAGCCTCTGCCTTGCTGCAGAAGCGCATGATGGCTGAACTGACCATGCTTTCGCGCCGGGTTAGCGATGAATCCGAAAGGAACGATTCGCGCCAGGAAGAAATCATCTACCGCCTTGATATGCTGCTCGGCAAGAGTGACAAAATCTTGGCGAAGAAGGTCGTGGTGAGCGGTGCCCCGCAGCAGCAGATCTCGATGGACAGCGTGGAACGCGAGGCCGAACGCCTCGTGGAAGCGGAGGCAATGTTCAATACGGCCCGTTCGGACTACCACCGCGGCGAATACAAGCTTGCCTACACCGGCTTCAAGCAGGTTTACGAACAAATGAAGGATGGGGAACTCGGCGAGAATTCCCTCTACTGGATGGGGCTTTGCCTTATGGACGTGAACCAGGTGGAAAAGGCCAAGAAGGTGTTCGAGGCGCTTGCGCAGAGCTTCCCCGAAGGGCAGAAACTTTGCACGACGATGTTCAAGCTCTCGGCGATATATGCTACCGAAGGGAATGTCGATATGCAGAAGCAGTACCTGCAGAAGATTCTCTCGAGCAAGACTTGCGCAACGTCTGGCGAATTTGAACAGGCGGCAGAAATCCTGCAGGAACTGCTGGAAGGGAACACCGTGGAACCGCAACCGGTTTCGGATTCGACAGCAGCGCCGGCAACTGAAACCGCGCCGGTCGCACCCGCTGCTGAAGCGCCCGTAGCACCCGCCGCACAGGCCCCAGCTGCAGAAGCGAAGCCTGCGGAGAAGGCCGAAACTCCGGCTGCCGAGAAGGCGGAAAAGCCCGCAAAGGAAGCTGCTCCCGCCGAGAAGAAACCCGCGAAAAAGAAGAAGATTCCTTCTGTCAAGAAGGACTAG
- a CDS encoding OmpA family protein, whose translation MKNIAKLSIFTFAACLAIVGCAKNEPPQTQPAPAPAPAAAPAPAPAAQPAAAPAPAVNEDSLAAERARLEAERLEAERARLESLINQIMSEDVYFDFDRSELTEKAKELLAQVGELLLKETRFTLTIEGHTDARGTEDYNFTLGAKRAMKVKEFLNAYGIDGKRMESVSYGKEAPKAQGETEEAYSQNRRANFRVNIQQ comes from the coding sequence ATGAAGAACATCGCTAAACTTTCCATTTTTACTTTTGCCGCATGCCTCGCCATTGTAGGCTGCGCGAAGAACGAACCCCCGCAGACGCAGCCCGCGCCGGCCCCGGCCCCGGCTGCCGCACCTGCACCCGCTCCGGCTGCTCAGCCCGCTGCTGCGCCCGCACCCGCGGTGAACGAGGATTCCCTCGCCGCCGAACGCGCGCGCCTCGAGGCCGAACGCCTTGAAGCGGAACGCGCCCGCCTCGAATCGCTCATCAACCAGATTATGAGCGAAGACGTGTACTTCGATTTCGACCGTTCGGAACTGACCGAAAAGGCGAAGGAACTGCTCGCACAGGTGGGTGAACTCCTCCTGAAGGAAACCCGCTTCACGCTTACCATCGAGGGCCACACCGACGCCCGCGGTACCGAAGACTACAACTTTACCCTCGGTGCAAAGCGCGCCATGAAGGTGAAGGAATTCCTGAACGCCTACGGTATTGACGGCAAGCGTATGGAATCCGTGAGTTACGGTAAGGAAGCCCCGAAGGCTCAGGGTGAAACCGAAGAGGCTTACTCCCAGAACCGCCGTGCCAACTTCCGCGTGAACATCCAGCAGTAA
- a CDS encoding energy transducer TonB — protein MSKEEERIKYFSSDVDSTLVKIIVVAVVFHFAVVAFFIGLHYVNLKPEPEKIPVFEMVQVAQPPPPPKPVQPRPPEPPKPKEPPKPKVNKELPPEIKPEPEQKPEEVHEEVPPEPEPEPEPEPQEDFPVDDLDLPVAVEAPSLNPVGSVDMDPLMQVYLEQLKKIIMSNFKPPKDLKVGRDAKTTVQFQVDRFGGITAVILKKSSGNKAWDHLSVRAVQISKVPELPPNYRAPSLVLHFNFTPN, from the coding sequence ATGAGCAAGGAAGAAGAAAGGATAAAGTACTTCAGCTCGGACGTGGATTCCACGCTCGTGAAGATAATCGTCGTGGCGGTTGTCTTCCATTTTGCCGTCGTGGCGTTCTTTATCGGGCTGCATTACGTGAACCTGAAGCCTGAACCCGAGAAAATTCCCGTGTTCGAGATGGTGCAGGTGGCCCAGCCACCTCCGCCCCCGAAGCCGGTACAGCCGAGGCCCCCCGAGCCGCCTAAGCCCAAGGAGCCGCCCAAGCCCAAGGTGAACAAGGAATTGCCGCCGGAGATTAAGCCCGAGCCGGAGCAGAAGCCCGAGGAGGTGCACGAAGAGGTTCCGCCGGAACCAGAACCGGAGCCCGAACCGGAACCGCAGGAGGATTTCCCGGTCGACGATCTCGACCTGCCCGTTGCAGTGGAGGCCCCGAGTCTGAATCCGGTGGGTTCCGTGGACATGGATCCGCTGATGCAGGTCTATCTCGAACAGCTTAAGAAGATTATCATGAGCAACTTTAAGCCGCCCAAGGACTTGAAGGTGGGCCGCGATGCGAAGACAACCGTGCAGTTCCAGGTGGACCGCTTCGGCGGTATTACCGCAGTGATTCTCAAGAAGTCGTCGGGCAACAAGGCGTGGGACCACCTTTCCGTGCGCGCGGTGCAGATTTCGAAGGTGCCCGAACTGCCGCCGAACTACCGCGCCCCGAGCCTCGTGCTGCATTTTAACTTTACTCCGAACTAG
- a CDS encoding RDD family protein has product MKWYFIDESITDGERRQGPYSIDEIHEFVNQGKISDNTLVWHSGESDWKTWKEAAQALKEDLPPVPPTDEEMLKDTIEALEQIVKESKFRSRKFAGFFVRAFACVVDNLILGFFGGITLLVLSGAGVLDFETVQQATSAYINDPISAESTNKLLSTPGISTFITIWSVAQAIYFIAFQAIFSATPGKMLARIHIETTDGERLTWITSAARYLGSILTQFTLAIYGLGYLIVCIDPKRRALHDWIARTYVVHNTPKGKDDNAKESEGDKEIQ; this is encoded by the coding sequence ATGAAGTGGTATTTTATTGACGAAAGCATTACCGATGGCGAACGCCGGCAAGGCCCTTATTCTATCGATGAAATCCACGAATTTGTAAACCAGGGAAAAATAAGCGACAACACGCTCGTGTGGCACAGCGGCGAGAGCGACTGGAAAACATGGAAAGAGGCCGCGCAGGCACTTAAAGAAGACCTGCCGCCCGTCCCGCCCACAGACGAGGAAATGCTCAAGGACACTATCGAGGCTCTCGAGCAGATTGTCAAGGAAAGCAAGTTCAGGTCGCGCAAGTTCGCCGGGTTCTTCGTGCGGGCATTCGCATGCGTTGTCGACAACCTCATTCTCGGCTTCTTCGGCGGCATTACGCTGCTCGTACTTTCGGGCGCGGGGGTTCTCGACTTTGAGACCGTCCAGCAAGCGACAAGCGCCTACATAAACGACCCGATATCTGCCGAAAGCACGAACAAACTATTGAGCACGCCGGGCATAAGCACGTTTATTACCATCTGGAGCGTGGCGCAGGCCATATACTTCATCGCGTTCCAGGCCATATTCTCGGCCACCCCCGGGAAGATGCTCGCCCGTATCCACATCGAAACCACAGACGGCGAACGCCTCACCTGGATTACCTCGGCTGCCCGCTACCTGGGCAGCATCCTCACGCAATTTACACTCGCCATATACGGCCTCGGCTACCTGATTGTATGCATTGACCCGAAGCGCAGGGCGCTCCACGACTGGATAGCAAGGACATACGTCGTTCACAACACGCCCAAGGGCAAGGACGACAACGCCAAGGAAAGCGAAGGCGACAAGGAGATTCAGTAA
- the purN gene encoding phosphoribosylglycinamide formyltransferase, with protein sequence MFKIGVMASGGGSNFKAIIERIGEGDLEAQCKFLITNNGTCGAVEHAKEYGIPVYHISGKTHPEQAAYEAALLEVLDKYDVDLLILAGYMKALPVCIVRRMENRILNIHPSLLPKYGGKGFWGIHVHEAVIAAHEKESGPTVHLVSEEIDQGKILAQVKVPVLEGDTPEVLAARVLEQEHNLYWKTIRDYYNEMGH encoded by the coding sequence ATGTTTAAAATTGGCGTGATGGCTTCCGGTGGCGGGAGCAACTTTAAGGCTATTATTGAGCGCATTGGCGAGGGAGACCTCGAGGCGCAGTGCAAGTTTTTAATTACGAACAACGGAACGTGCGGTGCCGTGGAGCATGCGAAGGAATACGGCATCCCGGTTTACCACATTTCGGGAAAGACGCATCCGGAGCAGGCGGCGTACGAGGCCGCGCTGCTTGAGGTTCTTGACAAGTACGATGTGGATTTGCTTATTCTGGCGGGTTACATGAAGGCCCTGCCGGTTTGCATCGTGCGGCGCATGGAAAATCGCATATTGAATATTCACCCGTCGCTCTTGCCCAAGTATGGCGGGAAGGGCTTCTGGGGTATTCACGTGCACGAGGCCGTGATTGCCGCGCACGAGAAGGAATCGGGCCCGACGGTGCATCTGGTGAGCGAGGAAATTGACCAGGGAAAGATTCTTGCGCAGGTGAAGGTGCCCGTGCTGGAAGGCGATACGCCGGAGGTGCTCGCCGCCCGCGTGCTCGAGCAGGAACATAACCTGTACTGGAAGACGATAAGAGACTACTATAATGAAATGGGTCATTAG